The Belonocnema kinseyi isolate 2016_QV_RU_SX_M_011 chromosome 2, B_treatae_v1, whole genome shotgun sequence nucleotide sequence atctgaaactttaacaaaatatatattttttaattttgtgctaAATCTTTTTCAAAGGTATTTACTATAAATATGTGAAGTTTTACCTTCGATAATTTCCTCCTTGATTTCCAAGGATTCGTTATTACTATATTGAATTTCGCAGGTGAAGACCATTTCATTATGTCTAGGCAGTTCCTTAAAGGCATCCCTATGCTGTTTTAAAATGTATGGTTGATATTCCCtcgttgattttatttttgtttccatcGAAGCACACTTTgatttatctgtgaaaaaaacaaagaTGAGAATGCCAATTTTTCAACAGTAAAATAATTGATGATTATCCTTTAAGTATCTTTTTACGTTTCTAAGAGTTTCAAATTCTTCACACTAAAGcggacataattaaaaaaaaatgtttaaggtatGGCCTTATAATTCTACAGGCTATGAGAtcaattgtgtatttttaaatcctttatatGTTTCATGTATTCAAAAATTTCGGgtactttatataatttaaaaaataatcctgcAGTGTATTTGATATACACTTTATAATAAAAGACTGTTTACAATgcataaatgttattttattcactttgaatcaaataaactCATATTTgtctgatacaaaaaaatatctcgGCTTAAATTATGAAAACGAAAGCAGTATACAAAATGTTTTAATGGATCTAGAAAACATTTACTTGATATTATGATTTGGTAGTAAACCTTGCTAGTAAGTAAAAAATTGGTCACCCTACTATACTTTCTGTTAtgcaaccttaaaaaaattaaattcagtatTGAGTCTAGTAATATGTTTCGACAATCCACTCTTTTCTTTCGCTTTGAAGCCACAGTAGTCACAAAGATATTGTGGCTTGACATCTGCATGTTCTAAACGTTTATGTCGAATTAAAGTATTTAACCAAGTGTAACCTCGAAAACATATGTCACATTTATAAGTTAATACAAACTTCTTTGAGTTTGGATTGTGATGCACGCGACCTATATGGTTATTTAtgtgatgtttttttaaatagcttttcaCAGAATTTACATTTGAATTGTGGCATGACGTCACATTCGAATGTTTGATGGCTAATCAagacttttttatatatatagCTTCGCGCGCACTTGTCACATTTGTATTTCCTTTCAGATTCCATCTTCGTTTCTTGAATTTTCGCCATTCTTTTAGCTTGATGTATTGTGAACACGTTCGATTGGTATTTCCGATTATTGATTGGTTTAAAGTATCTATTCGATAAATTTCCATAatctgaaagtttggaaaattttttgttaatattgttCTGAATCTGTTTTAaaggtatttattaaaaatatatagagtTTTACCTTTGACAATTTCTTCCTTGACTTTTAAGGATTCGTCATTGCTAGCTTTCCtcagttgttttaaaaaatatggttgATATTCCTttgttgattttattattattttcttccaatTACTATTTGATTTATCTATGAAAAAAGCCAAagatttaaattagaattcttcAATAGTAAAATAATTGATCATTATCCTATAAGTCGCGAATTATGTTTCCAAGAGTTTCCAGTTCTTCACACTAAAGCGGACATGATTAAAACAGAATTTCGTTCACAGGTATGACCTTACAATCCTACAGCTCTTAAACTCAATTCTGTATTTTACATTCCTTTATGtgttttatttattcacaaatgtAGAGtgttcaattttattcaaaaaagaatccTTCAATAAAATTgagacaaattttataataaaagactATTTACAACGTATAAATGTTAATTTATCAACTAGAAATCAAATAAATTCATGTTAGTCTAATACAAGAAACAATTTCGCACCTTACATTATAAAAACGAATTCGATACACAAAATGTTTGAATGGAActagaaaaaatgttctttgcTTTATGATTTAGTACTAAAACTtgctattgaataaaaaaatttcacttaactAGCCcttctctaaattaaattttttaccaataaaccAAACTATAAGAAGATATTCTACATTTATCAAAAGTAATTTATGTCAATATTGACAGTGAATGAATTTAATGttttgcaacttaaaaaaataaaataacattcagcATTTAATGTAATACAAGAGTTTTTTCAagtgttattataaattttttaagacttaaagTTGCGAATACTAAAGTTTCAGATGGCGTCTAGTAATATGTCTCGACAAGGTACTTTTCATATTCGTTTTGTAAACACAATAGTCGCAAAGAAATTGTGGCTTGACGACCGTTGCATGAACTAAACGGCTATGTCGATTTAAGGCGCTTGCCGAAGTATAACTTCGCGAACATTTGTCGCATTTATGATTGGATTTCGATTTCTGTGATTTTGATTTAAGATGTACAACATCCACGTGGGTATTCATGTtaccaatttgtttaaatagctTCCCACAGAATTTACATACGAACTGTGGAATGACGTcgcattcgaattttttatgaCGACTCAAACTTTCTTTCCGTTTATAGGATCGAGCACACTTTTGACATTTGTATTTCTTTGCTGATTCCTCCTtcctttcttgaatttttgacttTGGTCCGGTCTGATacccttttaatacttttgattGAGATTTTCGCTTATCGCTAAATTTTACGTTTCTATTCGGTAAATATCCATaatctgaaatttcaaaaatgttttttttttaatcttgtgctGAATCTTCTTTAGATGTATTTACTACGACAAATGTATAAAGTTTTACCTTCGATCATTTCTTTCTTGATTTCCAACGTTTCGAAATTACAATATTCAATTTCACAGGTGACatctgttttattatttatagacaGTTCATTGTGAGCTTCCATTAGGTATTTTATATGACATGGTTGACATTCTCTTGTTGATTTTATTATTGTTTCCTTTGAATCACTCCTTGATTTATCTGTGGAAAaaaccaaagatttaaattagaatttttcagtaGTAAAATAATTGATCATTGTTAGATGTTTGAATTTGTGTTTCCAAGACTTTCAAATTCTTCGCACGCGTACATAATTAAAAGCCATACAGTTATGACCTGATAATTATACAGGCTctgaactcaaatttttattttataacttccTTCATATCCTTCGTGTATTTACAAATTTCgggtattttatttaatttaaacaagaatCTTTAGtaaatttgttatatatttttataataaaaaactgtttacaaTGCGTGAAAGTGATTTTATTAACTCTGGATCGTATAGATATATATTTCTCtaatacagaaaatttaaagaaaatcaaatattACAACGAATTCAgtatacaaaatgtttaaatgtaactagaaacaaatttgttgatttaGTAGTAAAACTTACTACtgactaaaaaaatgttcacataaCTACACCTTCtccaacttaaattttttccacaTAAACCAAACTATAAGAACAAATTTCTCGTTTAAGAAAAAGAATGTATGATGTTATCGATGgagaataaatttgttttaatcttaacaaaaattaaaattcagtattACGCACTGATTTTCATGAGAAATTAGTTTATCTATACATGCATATAATGTAatactaaaaagaatttttaactgatgttAGAAAATTCCTAAAGTTTAAAGTTTGGCGTAATAAAAAACTTGAGATGAAATCTAGCAACATGCTTCGATAAGCAACTCTTTCTTTTCGTTTTGTAGCCACAATAGTCACAAATAAATTGCGGTTTGACTGCTGCATGTTCGGCTTCTTTGTGTCCAATTGAAGTATTTAGCCAAATGTAACTTCGCAAACGTTGGTCGCATTTATGCCTTGATTTTGATATCTGTAAGTGCCATGAAATAATGTGTCTTGCCAGATTTCTCTTCTGATTTGTTTTATATTCGCAATAATCGCAAAAAAATTGTTGCGTGACTGCTGCATATTCTAAACGGCTGTGTTGATTTAAACCACTTAGCGAATGATAACTTCGACAACATTTTTCGCATTTATGTTTTATTTCGATTCCTGTGAATTGGATTTTAGATGTACACGATCTATGTGAGTATTTATGGTACCAATCTGTTTAAACGGCTTCTCACATAATTTACATCTAAATTGTGGAATGACGtggaattcaaatttcttatGACGGTCCAAACTTTCTTTCCATTTTTAGCTTCGAGCACACTTTTCACATTTGTATTTCTTTTCCGATTCTTCAttcagttctttaatttttttgggctttAAACCCTTCTGATAAATATTCAATACTTGTGATTGGCATTGTCGATTATCGCTAAGTTTAACGTCTATATTCGATAAATTTTCATAATCTGAaagttcaagaataatttttttttaaatcttgtgctgaagctttttttaaaagtattaactaCAAATATATGAAGTTATACCTTCGCTTATTTCCTCCTTGATGTCCAGAGTTTCGTCATTACTATATTCAATATCGCAGATAGAATTCTTTTCATCATTTATAGACAGTTCATTGTGGGCTTCCGTCAACTGCTTTAAAGAATATGATCGACATTCCATTGTTAATTTTATTCGTGTTTCCTCTGAAGCACTCTTTAATGTTTCTGCGAATAAAATACAAAGATTTGAATCTCGATTTATTTTTCCAAGAGTTTCACGTTCTTCACATTAAAGGGGCTACAATTACGtaaaacaaagttttatttacagATATGCCCAGATGTATTCTACAGACTCtgaactcaattttttatttctttgtatgTTTTATGTATTcacaaatttttggtattttatttaatttaataaaaaaatcctttagtaaaattgatacatattttataatgaaaGACTATTTACAATGCGGAAATATTGTTTTATCAGGTCGGAatcaaataaattcatatttgtctaatacaaaaaattctaaacttaaattataaaaacaaattaattatacataacattttattggaactggcaagcattttttaatttaaagaaatctgtattaccATCAGAGTTCGTTACCAtaaatcagtgtagatatcattccacaatccgtgaaaatagaaataaaaactattgattattattaaactattcaaataacagaaaatacgtaacgtcttttcagactagatacaatttttttttaatttaaatttattctgagaTAGGATTTACTCCATCGCTCCACTGAGAATCGAACTTATTAGTAGAGCTATTAGTAGAGCGACGGAGTAgatcttttatcagaaaaaattcgaatttaaattttaaaaaactaattttttatttagtctgTAAACACGTTTAGTATTTactgttatttaaagagttaaccagaccgaaagtttttatttctatttttacggATTGCGGAATGATctctacactgattgatggtagCCATCTCTGATGGTAATACAGATTCCTATAAATAACTCGTATCATGAGCTTGAGatggcttgagatagcgtgtaatggtaaaaaaagattcttctttcgatctctctaatagcttcaCGGAAAAGTACTTGACCGACAATCGGAAATTCTGTGGTTTGAATCCAAGTCGAACGATGGAgtggatcttttttcagaaaaaaatttaattttacacttttttaatttgacggTTTATGTGTAACACTTGAcagtaaataaaaa carries:
- the LOC117168534 gene encoding zinc finger protein 92-like isoform X4, translated to MEAHNELSINNKTDVTCEIEYCNFETLEIKKEMIEDYGYLPNRNVKFSDKRKSQSKVLKGYQTGPKSKIQERKEESAKKYKCQKCARSYKRKESLSRHKKFECDVIPQFVCKFCGKLFKQIDKSNSNWKKIIIKSTKEYQPYFLKQLRKASNDESLKVKEEIVKDYGNLSNRYFKPINNRKYQSNVFTIHQAKRMAKIQETKMESERKYKCDK
- the LOC117168534 gene encoding zinc finger protein 708-like isoform X3, with protein sequence MEAHNELSINNKTDVTCEIEYCNFETLEIKKEMIEDYGYLPNRNVKFSDKRKSQSKVLKGYQTGPKSKIQERKEESAKKYKCQKCARSYKRKESLSRHKKFECDVIPQFVCKFCGKLFKQIDKSNSNWKKIIIKSTKEYQPYFLKQLRKASNDESLKVKEEIVKDYGNLSNRYFKPINNRKYQSNVFTIHQAKRMAKIQETKMESERKYKCDKCARSYIYKKVLISHQTFECDVMPQFKCKFCEKLFKKTSHK
- the LOC117168546 gene encoding uncharacterized protein LOC117168546, which produces MECRSYSLKQLTEAHNELSINDEKNSICDIEYSNDETLDIKEEISEDYENLSNIDVKLSDNRQCQSQVLNIYQKGLKPKKIKELNEESEKKYKCEKCARS